A genomic region of Carassius auratus strain Wakin unplaced genomic scaffold, ASM336829v1 scaf_tig00032475, whole genome shotgun sequence contains the following coding sequences:
- the LOC113080899 gene encoding myomegalin-like isoform X3, with protein MMNRSDGAAAAERDFVVDGEENVCRAAGYMTDCLNEDTDKVPLQTHPLREFEQHLSDLKKENFSLKLRIYFLEERIQQKFEDSSDEIYRTNIELKVEVESLKQELQEKQQLLDKALRAAESLSNHNEEELQQRCEERQQEIDHMQQVLETKIQILQEEAQLARDEAERMASITESHSQHPSVTMEMVAKDTPGDTSTKPDEDADSERIEQLRAALCLKEQMIRELTEEKTELRQRVRHMEEQLEQLSVSLLQRERDAQFYQEELGRERLRVQQEMQSLMEEQQLHQYEHTAGQCVDELQQAQKQINESETNNKELLEKVCEMESELRSIRQAAQNQERTIQNLTDSLRTKDTETQELCCVIEGQNKTLRKITETHQQQLQHTQSSHGAVDSGSVLGSQSSLFSCQLELEASQCAHRLTQRRLEDLKRERERLQNDLQEALQHRDVSHKHNQELREMVEQLRSELQVKVCELRDCEALTRSEITDRDKSIAQLQQSLCRKDALLQEYAELDSCDSSSREERDALLQTLRSRIRDRDAALERSIDEKFLCLEEKDGEVHRLQLVLREKERDLERLRCVLNNNNDTITGLDALVRSKDLDLERTQETFQKLEWLKQQSDEKHTFAVQERDGIIQQLQKALRSHSRESEELRSVLLEEVSTADLLHDLQSHLTMKEHLFQEVMSDRSRQAQEHHRQLTELLHTISSRDQDMKDYSQQSGRVISEQSGQLEELRRQLTLREQELNDMNRQREKDVSASRELQRLQDVLKEKDTFLQEFLRGPSELNSTPEPAQAVCMSSSGDLDVQAIRDELQLTLKKYKETERELSEMRSVLSAGHYNTSSSDQQCVLQQLVSEQQALNEALRAEKSVYEKLRCVQGQDDSSAEKPGALHTELHSLQVLRQQLEETLTRARETALVLHRAVLVQTDYGESSSDEDEDDCDSSSSEEFPDSIEEDEIKLTAQSLTSTQRAEEFGRKLMSHNTSEQRNQDNSETGCSSLARSRNDLNEDESGLAADEEESVRCRGSEKRETERPNSRESQEVYCTFREQEEEEEYYDEDGEEGEDVRGPQGKRGPPNVKLREGRWKRRCTRPHSLDLGALLSHEPAGRHTVQDVGMKREVEGDSSGSSTGGGGAIGFWQYVEAGLREQAERLRGDLAVSRQESRELQERLMVSEATVQAQAEQLKDYRELLTESAVQQDSKQVQVDLQDLGYETSGRSENEAERDDASSPEFDELETGVSLSVSVSRRSGWNADSDGTQNDDPSSLKRLVQDLRSQLSCCQKVIRSLQLRIRSLSNTSDYASSLERTPRKVNWAFQVSSAHSGPDEDEGWQSDGPLRPSCELQELVNRVTLLEKQIRSSTREGKSGPEDGKCATWPGKYNTLIQAQARELSHLRQKMREGRGICHILTQHLSDTTKAFEELLRANDIDYYMGQSFREQLSQSSSLAQRVSTKISGRDRSEQQDDKMGHELLALRLSKELQHKDQIIESLHTQLQQRSDTPCSSHAPSETTDQSDCASFVSNERGSTNEDVDLCSDLDATIEFPQEEPLPKDRAFSAPRSLSSYQLTMQSIDYTPVSQHVLGKSGGPSLQTDAMWDMENMIQPIRGFDGSSYYQSGNSQTGVDVIEEHLREIRSLRQRLEDSIRTNERLRQQLEGRLATWERDTVAPNNIFIQSHDAVSQLTNEVRALKEENLALESKLQASRDCSEETEQLREAVLSGRVRLQQAELEAAQWKEELRRLQTHNCEQSQQIQQLRQDRQNSQEHNNRLQHEVTLLQQQLAESRQLLHSLQSELQLYDRVCGVRKSTSAGWVCGMRCPAVELGELLVEVRALRAQLERSVQENSALRAQLQKQLDHCIDQRPSPIILGSPLRDVLYRRQLMHDPSPSPPVRDVGPLYSPYSEMEDSAVNTNDSMEPHTDLEGEAPDGSFANCNGRHAIGHVDDYSALQQQVMEGRALVQRMEAVLQSSLSSALLEISGGKALDYNTVKTLLSNTKTLCQILDEAVSLLKMFWRAALPSSDGPAHLIQREQLMREEIQSLHLRMAEQEEVLQGTIQRLRCSNRSKESMETFIVNQLSRTRDVLKKARVNLEKNELRISSLSSSSSSLCHGKVFTGVSTGSSAWGCVIPASSAIAVETANLQQPAKKRFRE; from the exons GAGAGCAGCAGAGAGTCTGAGCAATCACAATGAAGAGGAGCTGCAGCAACGGTGTGaggagagacaacaggagatcgATCACATGCAGCAGGTGCTGGAGACCAAGATACAGATACTGCAGGAG GAGGCTCAGTTAGCGCGGGACGAGGCCGAGCGCATGGCCAGCATCACTGAATCTCACTCCCAGCATCCATCTGTCACCATGGAAATGGTTGCCAAGGACACTCCAGGAGACACAAGCACAAAGCCTGATGAAGATGCAGACAGTGAGAG gatCGAGCAGCTGAGAGCAGCGCTGTGCCTTAAGGAGCAGATGATCAGAGAGCTAACGGAGGAGAAGACGGAGCtgagacagagagtgagacaCATGGAGGAGCAGCTGGAGCAGCTGTCTGTGTCTctgctgcagagagagagagatgcacag TTCTATCAGGAGGAGTTGGGTCGTGAGAGGCTCCGTGTGCAGCAggagatgcag AGTCTGATGGAAGAGCAGCAGCTGCATCAGTATGAGCACACCGCTGGACAGTGTGTGGATGAACTACAGCAAGCGCAGAAGCAGATCAACGAGAGCGAGACCAACAACAAG GAGCTTCTGGAGAAAGTGTGTGAGATGGAGTCAGAGCTTCGGTCCATCAGACAAGCTGCTCAGAACCAAGAGAGAACCATCCAGAACCTCACAGACAGCCTGAGAACTAAAGACACAGAG ACTCAGGAGCTGTGCTGTGTGATTGAGGGCCAGAACAAAACACTGCGTAAAATCACAGAGAcccaccagcagcagctgcaacacacacag TCTTCACACGGCGCCGTGGACTCGGGTTCGGTTCTGGGCTCCCAGAGTTCTCTGTTCTCGTGTCAGCTGGAGTTGGAGGCGAGTCAGTGCGCTCACAGACTGACTCAAAGACGTCTGGAGGATCTGAAGCGAGAGCGAGAACGACTGCAGAATGACCTCCAGGAGGCGCTGCAGCACAGAGACGTCAGTCACAAACACAACCAG gagcTGCGTGAGATGGTTGAGCAGCTGCGGTCTGAGCTGCAGGTCAAAGTGTGTGAGCTGAGAGATTGTGAAGCCTTGACTCGCTCAGAAATCACTGACCGGGACAAAAGTATTGCACAGCTCCAGCAGAGTTTATGCCGCAAAGACGCACTGCTGCAG GAGTATGCAGAGCTTGACTCGTGTGACTCCAGCAGTCGCGAGGAGAGAGACGCGCTGCTGCAGACGCTAAGGAGCCGCATCCGAGACAGAGACGCCGCGCTGGAG CGATCAATCGATGAGAAGTTCCTCTGTCTGGAGGAGAAGGACGGTGAGGTGCATCGACTGCAGCTGGTGCTCCGTGAGAAAGAGCGAGACCTGGAGAGACTGCGCTGTGTCCTCAATAACAACAACGACACCATCACG GGTTTGGATGCTCTGGTGCGAAGTAAGGATCTGGATTTGGAGAGAACGCAGGAAACGTTCCAGAAACTGGAGTGGCTGAAACAGCAGAGCGATGAGAAACACACATTCGCTGTACAGGAGAGAGACGGCATCATTCAGCAGCTGCAGAAGGCGCTGCGCTCACACAGCAGAGAGAGCgag GAGCTCAGGTCAGTGCTGCTGGAAGAAGTGTCCACTGCTGACCTGCTCCATGATCTCCAGTCCCATCTGACCATGAAAGAGCATCTGTTTCAGGAAGTGATGTCAGACCGTAGCCGGCAGGCACAGGAACACCACAGACAGCTGACGGAGCTGCTCCACACCATCAGCTCCAGAGATCAGGACATGAAG GATTACAGCCAGCAGTCGGGCCGGGTGATTTCCGAGCAATCGGGTCAGTTGGAAGAGTTGCGGAGGCAACTAACATTGCGAGAACAGGAGCTGAATGACATGAACAGGCAGCGAGAGAAGGACGTTTCTGCGTCCAGAGAGCTGCAGAGACTTCAGGACGTACTCAAGGAGAAAGACACTTTCCTACag GAGTTTCTGCGGGGTCCGAGTGAGTTGAACTCCACACCAGAACCGGCACAGG CCGTGTGTATGAGCAGCTCAGGTGATCTGGATGTACAAGCCATCAGAGATGAACTACAGCTGACCCTTAAGAAATACAAAGAGActgag cggGAGCTCTCAGAGATGCGCTCGGTTCTGTCTGCAGGGCATTACAACACATCAAGCTCTGATCAGCAG tgtgtcctGCAGCAGCTGGTGTCGGAGCAGCAGGCGCTGAATGAAGCTCTGAGAGCAGAGAAGAGTGTTTATGAGAAGCTCAGATGTGTCCAAGGTCAGGACGACAG CAGTGCTGAGAAGCCTGGAGCGCTGCACACTGAACTGCACTCGCTTCAGGTGCTGCGCCAACAGCTGGAGGAAACCCTGACGAGGGCCCGCGAGACGGCGCTGGTGCTGCACCGGGCCGTGCTGGTCCAGACCGACTATGGAG AATCCAGCAgtgatgaagatgaagacgattgtgacagcagcagcagtgagGAGTTCCCAGACAGCATCGAGGAAGATGAGATCAAACTGACGGCTCAGAGTCTGACGAGCACGCAG AGAGCTGAGGAGTTTGGCAGGAAGCTGATGTCTCACAATACATCAGAGCAGAGAAACCAAGATAATAGTGAGACGGGCTGCTCCTCACTCGCTCGCTCCAG GAACGATCTGAATGAAGACGAGTCTGGATTAGCAGCGGATGAGGAGGAATCTGTCAGGTGTCGAGGGTCGGAGAAGCGTGAAACAGAACGGCCAAACTCCCGTGAGTCTCAGGAAGTTTACTGTACGTTCCGAGagcaggaagaggaggaagaataTTATGATGAAGATGGAGAGGAAGGGGAAGATGTAAGGGGCCCTCAGGGCAAGCGTGGGCCCCCAAATGTGAAGCTGCGGGAGGGGAGGTGGAAGAGGAGATGCACCAGACCTCATTCTCTGGACCTCGGAGCTCTGCTGTCTCACGAACCTGCAGGCCGGCACACAGTTCAG GATGTAGGAATGAAACGAGAGGTCGAGGGTGACAGCAGTGGTTCGAGCACAGGAGGGGGCGGAGCCATTGGCTTCTGGCAGTATGTGGAGGCGGGGCTTCGGGAGCAGGCGGAGCGTCTCCGTGGCGACCTCGCAGTGAGTCGTCAGGAGAGTCGCGAGCTGCAGGAGAGACTGATGGTGTCCGAGGCAACGGTGCAGGCACAGGCCGAACAACTGAAAGACTACAGAGAGCTGCTGA CTGAGAGCGCCGTGCAACAGGACAGTAAGCAGGTGCAGGTGGATCTTCAGGATCTGGGATACGAGACGAGCGGCCGCAGCGAGAACGAAGCAGAGAGAGACGATGCCAGCAGCCCCG AGTTTGATGAGCTGGAGACGGGCGTCTCTCTCTCAGTTTCGGTAAGCAGACGCAGTGGCTGGAATGCAGACAGCGACGGTACGCAGAACGATGACCCGTCCTCACTGAAGCGTCTGGTGCAGGATCTGCGCTCACAGCTCTCTTGCTGCCAAAAAGTGATCCGCAGCCTGCAGCTGCGCATCCGCTCTCTCTCAAACACCTCCGATTACGCCTCCAGCCTGGAGCGCACGCCACGCAAG GTGAACTGGGCGTTTCAGGTGAGCTCGGCTCACAGCGGTCCAGATGAGGATGAGGGCTGGCAGTCAGACGGGCCGCTGAGACCCAGCTGTGAGCTGCAAGAGCTGGTGAACCGTGTGACACTGCTGGAGAAGCAGATCAGGAGCTCCACACGTGAGGGAAAGAGTGGCCCGGAGGACGGGAAATGTGCCACCTGGCCCGG GAAGTACAACACACTGATCCAGGCCCAGGCACGAGAGCTGTCACACTTACGTCAGAAGATGCGAGAAGGCCGGGGCATCTGCCACATCCTCACACAGCACTTGAGTGACACGACCAAAGCTTTCGAGGAGCTGCTCCGTGCCAATGACATTGATTACTACATGGGCCAAAGCTTCCGGGAGCAGCTTTCCCAGAGTTCCTCACTCGCTCAGAGAGTCAGCACCAAGATCAGTggac GTGATCGTTCAGAACAGCAAGATGATAAAATGGGTCACGAGTTACTAGCACTGAG GTTGAGTAAGGAGCTCCAacacaaagatcaaatcattgaATCTCTCCACACTCAGTTACAGCAGCGTTCGGACACGCCCTGCAGCAGCCACGCCCCCTCAGAGACAACAGACCAGTCAGACTGCGCCTCGTTTGTGTCCAACGAGAGAGGATCTACCAATGAGGATGTGGACCTGTGCTCAGATCTGGATGCCACCATTGAGTTTCCACAGGAGGAGCCTCTACCCAAAGACAGAG CTTTCAGTGCTCCTCGCTCACTCTCCAGCTATCAGCTGACCATGCAATCAATCGATTACACACCTGTATCCCAACATGTACTGGGAAAGAGTGGAGGCCCATCTCTGCAAACAGATGCAATGTGGGACATGGAGAATATGATTCAACCAATAAGAGGTTTTGATGGATCATCTTATTATCAGTCTGGCAACAGTCAAAcag GTGTTGATGTGATCGAGGAGCATCTGAGAGAGATCCGATCTCTGCGTCAGAGACTGGAAGATTCAATCAGAACCAACGAGAGACTGAGGCAGCAGTTAGAGGGACGTCTGGCCACATGGGAGAGAGACaccg tggCTCCAAACAACATCTTTATCCAGAGTCATGATGCAGTCAGTCAACTGACCAATGAAGTCAGAGCATTAAAGGAGGAAAATCTGGCACTAGAGTCAAAGTTACAAGCCAgcagag ACTGCAGTGAAGAGACAGAGCAGCTCCGGGAGGCGGTGCTTTCTGGGCGTGTCCGTCTGCAGCAGGCGGAGTTAGAGGCAGCACAATGGAAGGAGGAGTTGAGGAGGCTGCAGACACACAACTGTGAACAAAGTCAACAAATCCAACAACTTCGACAGGACAGACAAAACAGTCAGGAGCACAACAACAG ACTGCAGCATGAGGTGACTTTACTCCAGCAGCAGTTAGCAGAGAGCAGACAGCTGCTTCACTCCCTACAGAGTGAACTACAACTGTACGAccgtgtgtgtggtgtgagaaAGAGCACCTCTGCAG GGTGGGTGTGTGGTATGCGCTGCCCGGCAGTGGAGCTTGGGGAGCTGCTGGTGGAAGTTCGGGCTCTAAGGGCCCAATTGGAGCGCAGTGTACAGGAGAACAGTGCTCTACGAGCTCAGCTACAGAAACAGCTGGATCACTGCATCGATCAGCGCCCGTCGCCCATCATCCTGGGAAGTCCGCTGCGAGACGTGCTTTACCGCCGACAGCTTATGCACG AcccttctccttctcctcctgTCAGAGACGTGGGTCCCCTGTACTCCCCGTACTCAGAGATGGAGGACAGCGCTGTGAACACTAATG ACTCAATGGAGCCTCATACGGATCTGGAGGGAGAAGCTCCGGACGGCTCGTTTGCCAACTGTAACGGGCGGCATGCCATCGGTCATGTGGATGACTACAGTGCCCTGCAGCAGCAGGTAATGGAGGGCCGGGCACTCGTGCAGCGGATGGAGGCGGTGCTGCAGTCGAGTCTCAGCTCTGCCCTGCTGGAGATTAGCGGAGGAAAG GCTCTGGATTATAACACAGTGAAGACACTTCTCTCCAACACCAAGACCTTGTGTCAGATTCTGGATGAGGCAGTGTCTCTGCTCAAGATGTTCTGGCGGGCGGCGCTTCCGAGCAGCGACGGTCCCGCTCATCTCATTCAGAGG GAGCAGTTAATGCGTGAGGAGATCCAGTCGCTCCATTTGCGGATGGCTGAACAGGAGGAGGTTCTGCAGGGAACCATCCAGCGTCTACGCTGCTCCAACCGAAGCAAAGAAAGCATGGAGACCTTCATTGTCAACCAGC TTTCCCGGACGCGAGATGTGCTGAAGAAAGCGCGAGTGAATCTAGAG AAGAATGAACTCAGGATTTCCTCTCTaagctcctcctcttcctctctttgcCATG GAAAAGTCTTCACAGGCGTGTCCACAGGTTCTTCCGCTTGGGGTTGCGTGATCCCTGCATCTTCTGCGATTGCCGTGGAAACAGCCAATCTGCAGCAACCTGCCAAGAAGCGTTTCAGGGAGTGA